One window of Bacillus sp. FJAT-45350 genomic DNA carries:
- a CDS encoding replication initiation and membrane attachment family protein → MNWHWKELLPVDRYTVRTGDYLHEMDQKVLTLLYQPLIGAFAYSLYMTLWSELEKDSYWSDENNHRYLMTMMDAPLDLIYQERNKLEAIGLLKTFKKKEDESTVYLYELQPPMSSQAFFNNDVLSVYLYNRLGKNKFRQIRDRFMIEKIDKEEYSAVTRSFDEVFSSLHHSEIVANHQSELMQGLELDKQKEVIQRTAEDDITIENSQFDFDLMLHDLSSFVVTKEMITEEVREAIIRLSFVYRIDPLEMSRILQQSIIHDDEVDLALLRKRVQEWYKIEHGSEPPSLALRKQPLEYQTMIDKEPVTAEEKMIKHFETKSPLELLESRSAGAMVPLPDVKIVEVLLLDFQLPAGVVNVLIDYILTVNDMKLSKPLVDKIAGHWSRKNVKTVKEAMELARLENKKQQEYKQGKEKPKGTWTPKPKNVKKDKLPKWLIEENKKQTIEKKEEKSQKTSKDFAEKKLQFEMMLKQRMEEKQKREE, encoded by the coding sequence ATGAACTGGCATTGGAAAGAATTACTTCCTGTAGATCGTTATACTGTTCGTACAGGGGATTATTTGCATGAAATGGATCAAAAAGTATTAACCCTTTTATATCAACCGTTAATCGGGGCATTTGCATATAGCTTGTACATGACTTTATGGAGTGAACTTGAAAAGGATAGTTATTGGAGTGATGAGAACAATCATCGCTATCTTATGACGATGATGGATGCTCCATTAGATCTTATTTATCAAGAAAGAAATAAGCTAGAAGCTATAGGTCTGTTAAAAACGTTTAAGAAAAAAGAAGATGAGTCGACTGTCTATTTGTATGAATTGCAGCCACCGATGTCATCACAAGCATTTTTTAACAATGACGTATTGAGTGTTTATTTGTATAATCGATTAGGGAAAAACAAATTTCGACAAATACGTGATCGATTTATGATAGAGAAAATTGATAAAGAAGAATATAGTGCTGTAACCCGTTCGTTCGATGAGGTGTTTTCGTCACTTCATCATTCAGAAATTGTAGCAAACCATCAATCTGAATTGATGCAAGGATTAGAATTAGATAAGCAAAAGGAAGTTATTCAAAGAACGGCAGAAGACGACATTACAATTGAAAACAGTCAGTTTGATTTTGATTTGATGCTACATGATTTATCTTCTTTTGTTGTGACGAAGGAAATGATAACAGAGGAAGTAAGAGAGGCAATAATTCGACTTTCGTTTGTGTATCGAATTGACCCATTAGAAATGAGTCGTATTTTACAGCAATCGATTATTCATGACGATGAAGTTGATTTAGCCCTTCTTCGTAAGAGGGTTCAAGAGTGGTACAAAATTGAACATGGTAGTGAGCCACCCTCTTTGGCTCTTAGAAAACAACCGCTTGAGTATCAAACTATGATTGATAAAGAGCCAGTAACAGCTGAAGAAAAGATGATTAAGCACTTTGAAACGAAATCCCCTTTAGAATTATTAGAGAGTCGCTCAGCTGGTGCAATGGTACCTCTACCTGATGTGAAGATTGTAGAAGTTCTTTTATTAGACTTTCAATTGCCAGCAGGTGTTGTGAACGTATTAATTGATTACATCTTAACAGTGAATGATATGAAACTTTCAAAACCACTAGTTGATAAAATTGCTGGTCATTGGTCAAGGAAGAATGTGAAAACAGTGAAGGAAGCAATGGAATTAGCAAGGCTTGAAAATAAAAAACAACAAGAATATAAACAGGGAAAAGAGAAACCTAAAGGTACATGGACACCTAAACCTAAAAATGTAAAAAAAGACAAATTACCTAAATGGTTAATAGAAGAAAATAAAAAGCAGACGATAGAGAAAAAAGAAGAAAAAAGTCAAAAAACTAGTAAAGACTTTGCAGAGAAGAAGCTTCAATTTGAAATGATGTTGAAGCAACGTATGGAGGAGAAGCAAAAGAGGGAGGAGTAA
- the dnaI gene encoding primosomal protein DnaI, with the protein MESIQSAFGELMNGRKLGNKLEDMQRELLSDVRIQEFLQKNTNVTNDMIERSMAKMFEYRSEIRNCEQCPGLEKCSNMISGYQPSLFIDGNRLSTNYTPCSLKQAYDERKKEQELVKSLYIPKEILDARFDQIETDNEVRLEAIHIAFQFATSIKPGEESRGLYLYGKFGVGKTYIMGAVANELKDRNIETHLVYTPDFFREMKQGISDGSFHEKLDRIKRAQVLILDDIGAENMSSWVRDEILGVILQYRMLEKLPTLFTSNYDQDELEEHLAYSDKGGIEELKAKRIMERIRHYATCVNVGGHNRRK; encoded by the coding sequence ATGGAATCTATTCAATCAGCTTTTGGGGAATTAATGAATGGTCGAAAGCTTGGTAACAAGCTTGAAGATATGCAGAGAGAATTACTTAGTGATGTAAGAATACAAGAATTTTTGCAAAAGAACACAAATGTAACAAATGACATGATCGAGCGTAGCATGGCCAAAATGTTTGAATATCGAAGTGAGATTCGAAATTGTGAACAATGTCCTGGACTTGAGAAGTGTTCAAACATGATATCTGGTTACCAGCCATCATTATTTATTGATGGGAATCGTTTGAGCACAAATTATACACCTTGTTCTTTAAAACAGGCTTATGATGAACGGAAGAAAGAACAAGAGTTAGTTAAGAGTTTGTACATTCCAAAGGAGATTTTGGATGCACGTTTTGATCAGATTGAAACTGATAACGAAGTAAGACTAGAAGCAATTCACATCGCCTTTCAATTTGCTACTTCAATTAAGCCAGGTGAAGAAAGTCGTGGGCTTTATCTATATGGGAAATTTGGTGTTGGTAAAACATATATTATGGGAGCCGTTGCTAACGAATTAAAAGACCGTAATATCGAAACGCATCTCGTCTATACACCAGATTTCTTCCGTGAAATGAAACAAGGTATTTCCGACGGAAGTTTCCATGAAAAATTAGATAGAATCAAACGAGCACAAGTACTTATTCTAGACGACATAGGAGCGGAAAATATGTCTAGCTGGGTAAGGGATGAAATTCTCGGGGTTATTTTACAGTATCGTATGTTAGAGAAATTACCTACGTTATTTACATCAAATTACGATCAAGATGAGCTAGAAGAGCATCTGGCTTATTCCGATAAGGGTGGAATTGAAGAACTTAAAGCTAAGCGAATTATGGAAAGAATACGTCACTATGCTACATGCGTAAATGTTGGTGGCCATAATCGTCGAAAGTAA
- the mqnC gene encoding cyclic dehypoxanthinyl futalosine synthase codes for MSIDLILERAIQGERISMEDAIKLYESDEVEKMGEVANIIMQKWHPEPITTFVIGRNVNYTNFCDTYCKFCAFYRPPGHKDGYVLSDEEVYNKIQETVDVGGTEILMQGGTNPDLPLSYYTDLLRNIKTRFNITMHSFSPAEIWKIVEVSGKTLEEVLIELKEAGLDSVPGGGAEILTDKTRNRVSRIKSSWTEWMDCMKMVKKVGMHGTATMVIGLGETIEERALHLQRVRDAQDETECFLAFISWTFQPENTNLKGEKTSPREYLKNVAISRIFLDNIANFQSSWVTMGPEVGKESLSYGCNDFGSTMMEENVVSAAGTTHKVNTNQILQLIREAGKIPAQRNTKYNIVRNFADEETTDKDFIMQN; via the coding sequence ATGAGCATAGATCTAATTCTCGAACGGGCTATTCAAGGTGAACGTATCTCTATGGAAGATGCTATCAAATTATATGAAAGTGATGAAGTAGAGAAAATGGGGGAAGTAGCAAATATAATTATGCAAAAGTGGCACCCAGAACCAATAACAACGTTTGTTATTGGACGAAATGTGAACTATACAAACTTTTGTGACACTTATTGCAAATTTTGTGCTTTTTACCGCCCACCTGGACACAAGGATGGTTACGTATTAAGTGATGAAGAAGTATATAATAAGATTCAAGAAACTGTAGATGTAGGTGGTACAGAAATCTTAATGCAAGGTGGAACAAATCCCGACCTTCCATTAAGCTACTATACTGATTTACTACGTAATATTAAAACACGTTTTAATATAACAATGCATTCATTTTCCCCTGCGGAAATCTGGAAAATAGTTGAAGTGTCAGGAAAAACTCTAGAAGAAGTATTGATAGAGTTAAAAGAGGCGGGCTTAGATTCTGTACCAGGTGGAGGAGCAGAAATTCTAACTGATAAAACACGTAATCGTGTCAGTCGTATTAAGAGTTCATGGACTGAGTGGATGGACTGTATGAAGATGGTAAAGAAAGTTGGAATGCATGGGACTGCCACAATGGTGATTGGATTAGGAGAAACGATAGAGGAACGTGCTCTTCACTTACAACGTGTTCGTGATGCACAAGACGAAACAGAATGCTTCTTAGCCTTTATTTCTTGGACATTCCAGCCTGAAAATACGAATCTTAAAGGTGAGAAAACATCTCCTAGAGAGTATTTAAAGAATGTTGCTATTTCAAGAATATTCTTAGATAATATTGCAAACTTTCAATCTTCTTGGGTTACAATGGGACCTGAAGTAGGTAAGGAATCTCTCTCTTATGGATGTAACGATTTTGGAAGCACAATGATGGAAGAAAATGTAGTTTCTGCGGCGGGGACGACACATAAGGTTAACACGAATCAAATTTTACAACTTATACGTGAAGCTGGGAAGATACCAGCTCAACGTAATACGAAGTATAATATCGTCCGGAACTTCGCAGATGAAGAAACAACTGATAAAGACTTTATTATGCAAAACTAG
- the ytxC gene encoding putative sporulation protein YtxC, producing the protein MISIHFEEEQDCQQLFKKIMSYLEKYKHLGLKGEVICNDIDVITINYTDEYVFYNSFQPLLVSILTNHVIATKESEWLTEIIENMFYFTDPEEQEQILIIARSILEGDREDLPNITPFFKRDTFIYDAFSSSLDHNTTFYYEPFLTFRLKDYGEMLIDCVEIAIDEYFLEQEYQNMIENLRQFLRITPSIHDTLHLVYDGEQFTFYDKVYKQIHVNELAKHLREELVFEEDLEVSEMVISPLVSMLPSHLNVYSDDVDHGILLTIQALFEERVVLQPLEAFRIKSQLL; encoded by the coding sequence TTGATTTCAATACATTTTGAAGAAGAGCAAGATTGCCAGCAATTATTCAAAAAAATTATGTCGTACTTAGAGAAGTATAAACACCTTGGTTTGAAAGGAGAGGTCATTTGTAATGATATCGATGTCATTACAATTAACTATACAGACGAATATGTATTTTATAATTCATTCCAGCCGCTCCTAGTATCGATTTTGACCAATCATGTAATTGCTACAAAAGAAAGCGAGTGGTTAACTGAAATTATTGAGAATATGTTTTATTTTACAGATCCTGAGGAGCAAGAACAAATTTTGATAATCGCCCGTTCTATTTTAGAAGGCGACCGAGAGGACTTACCAAATATTACACCGTTCTTTAAACGAGATACGTTTATTTATGATGCATTTTCATCAAGCCTTGATCACAATACAACGTTCTATTATGAGCCATTTTTAACATTTCGTCTAAAGGATTATGGCGAAATGCTTATTGACTGTGTAGAAATTGCGATTGATGAATACTTTCTAGAACAAGAATACCAAAATATGATCGAAAATTTACGTCAATTTTTAAGAATAACACCATCGATTCATGATACATTGCATTTAGTTTACGATGGGGAGCAATTTACTTTTTACGATAAGGTATACAAACAAATTCATGTAAACGAATTAGCGAAACATTTGAGAGAAGAGCTGGTGTTTGAAGAGGATTTGGAAGTAAGTGAAATGGTTATAAGTCCGCTAGTAAGCATGCTTCCTTCTCATTTAAATGTGTATAGTGATGACGTTGATCATGGAATCTTACTGACGATTCAAGCGTTATTTGAAGAACGAGTTGTCCTGCAACCGTTAGAGGCCTTTCGAATAAAATCTCAACTTTTATAA
- the thrS gene encoding threonine--tRNA ligase gives MGQVQITFPDGAVKEFEQGVTPEEIAGSISPGLRKKTIAGKVNGKVIDVTRGIEEDASIELVTLDNKEGLEVYRHSTAHLMAQAIKRLYPEVKLGIGPIIEDGFYYDIEMPHTLTPEDLPKIEKEMKKIINENHEIKRREVTREEALAIYEELGDHLKLELIRELPEGESITIYDQGEFFDLCRGPHLPSTGKIKAIKLLSIAGAYWRGNSDNQMLQRIYGTSFPKQAQLDEHLHFIEEAQKRDHRKLGKELQLFMFSEEAPGMPFYLPKGQIIRTELENFSRGLQRKAGYDEVRTPLMMNQRLWEQSGHWDHYHENMYFSDVDETKFAMKPMNCPGHMMVFKNELHSYRDLPIRMAEFGQVHRHELSGALNGMLRVRTFTQDDAHIFVTPQQIEAEIKDVFKLIDEIYSTFGFEYSVELSTRPEDSMGDENLWEQAENALRNVLTDLQIDYHLNEGDGAFYGPKIDFHIKDALKRSHQCATIQLDFQMPEKFDLTYVDENNQKVRPVVIHRAIYGSIDRFFGILVEHFAGAFPTWLAPIQVEVIPVSDVHLEYAKEVKKKLQQADIRVHLDTRNEKIGYKIREAQMQKIPYMLVLGDKEIEAAGVNVRKYGEQDSQSLGLESFIETMTEEIKTRKR, from the coding sequence ATGGGACAAGTACAAATTACATTTCCAGACGGAGCAGTTAAGGAGTTTGAACAAGGTGTAACTCCAGAAGAGATTGCAGGGTCTATTAGTCCAGGATTAAGAAAGAAAACAATTGCAGGGAAAGTGAACGGAAAAGTTATCGATGTAACTCGTGGAATAGAAGAGGATGCATCGATTGAACTTGTAACGTTAGATAATAAGGAAGGTCTAGAAGTGTACCGTCACAGTACAGCTCACTTAATGGCACAGGCGATTAAGCGTCTTTATCCAGAAGTAAAGCTTGGAATTGGTCCAATTATTGAAGATGGCTTCTATTATGATATTGAGATGCCACATACATTAACACCAGAAGACTTACCAAAGATTGAAAAAGAAATGAAGAAAATCATCAACGAAAATCATGAAATTAAGCGTAGAGAAGTAACTCGTGAAGAGGCGTTAGCAATTTATGAAGAGCTTGGTGATCATTTAAAGCTTGAGTTAATTCGTGAGTTACCTGAGGGTGAGTCTATTACGATTTATGACCAAGGAGAGTTCTTTGATTTATGTCGTGGACCACATCTACCTTCTACAGGAAAAATTAAAGCGATAAAACTACTAAGTATTGCTGGTGCTTACTGGCGTGGAAACAGTGACAACCAAATGCTTCAACGTATTTACGGTACATCATTTCCTAAGCAAGCACAGCTTGATGAGCATTTACATTTCATTGAAGAAGCACAAAAGCGTGACCACCGTAAGTTAGGAAAAGAATTACAATTATTTATGTTCTCAGAAGAGGCTCCTGGTATGCCGTTCTATTTACCAAAAGGACAAATCATCCGTACAGAGCTTGAAAACTTCTCGCGTGGCCTACAGAGAAAAGCAGGCTATGATGAAGTTCGTACGCCGCTAATGATGAACCAACGTTTATGGGAGCAATCTGGACACTGGGATCACTACCATGAAAACATGTACTTCTCAGATGTAGATGAAACAAAATTTGCGATGAAGCCAATGAACTGTCCTGGTCACATGATGGTATTCAAAAATGAGCTACATTCTTATCGTGATCTTCCAATTCGTATGGCTGAATTTGGACAAGTTCATCGACATGAGCTAAGTGGTGCACTGAATGGTATGCTTCGTGTACGTACATTTACTCAAGATGATGCTCATATCTTTGTTACACCACAACAAATTGAGGCAGAAATTAAGGATGTATTTAAGTTAATTGATGAAATTTATAGCACATTTGGCTTCGAATATTCAGTTGAGCTATCTACTCGTCCGGAAGATTCTATGGGAGACGAAAATCTATGGGAACAAGCAGAAAATGCGTTACGTAATGTGTTAACTGACCTTCAAATTGATTATCATCTAAATGAAGGAGACGGAGCATTCTACGGTCCGAAAATTGACTTCCACATCAAAGATGCACTGAAACGTTCACACCAATGTGCAACGATTCAGTTAGACTTCCAAATGCCAGAGAAGTTTGATTTAACATACGTTGATGAAAACAATCAAAAGGTTCGTCCGGTAGTAATTCACCGTGCGATTTATGGTTCAATTGATCGCTTCTTCGGTATTTTAGTTGAGCATTTTGCGGGGGCATTCCCAACATGGTTAGCTCCAATCCAAGTTGAAGTTATTCCAGTATCAGACGTTCATTTAGAGTACGCAAAAGAAGTGAAGAAGAAGCTTCAGCAAGCTGATATTCGAGTGCATTTAGATACAAGAAATGAGAAAATCGGCTATAAGATTCGTGAAGCGCAAATGCAAAAAATTCCTTACATGCTTGTACTAGGAGATAAAGAAATCGAAGCTGCCGGTGTTAATGTTCGTAAATATGGTGAGCAAGATTCACAATCACTAGGTTTAGAATCATTTATTGAAACAATGACGGAAGAAATTAAAACTAGAAAGCGTTAA
- a CDS encoding sensor domain-containing protein, whose amino-acid sequence MSWQPTKDGLISSFQELKQLIETVESKDKVVLKPLLNELEDYILALDNSSILAVTDTCGIIIDVNETFSEISKYTREELIGQKHSLLKSGYHSNEFYKNLWDTISSGEVWEGEIKNKAKDGSYYWVKTKIYPFFNENGVPYKYISVRSDITRGKRYEERLRTALKNDFTTIVKSLQNFVFKVKKNSDGKFIFTLFEGKLAEEIGLNTKIVFSKTPFEILHKELAEQLNLSIEQAYLGESVRFENSFKGRFFHTTLSPIKKGEEVVSVVGSVSDISDLKKSELKIKHMAYHNQLTNLPNRQMFDEDLVGSLESVRKFKQSMSIVMLDLDHFKHINDSSGHSVGDAILLKIAKRLEQIDFLKLKVGQSAVYHLGGDEFIILLQEFKQKDIDKIVKNILSVFEVPFTYKDIEFYLSVSAGVSMYPLNGDSAEELLKNADTALFEAKYNGRNTYRLYSPEMNKNLLKKLQIETELRKALTKEDEFVLFYQPQIDLQSNKIVGVEALIRWIHPTRGFVSPGEFIPVAEDTGLVIPLGEWVLKRACQQMKQWKTDGIQDIKVSVNIATSHFQRPDFVEMILRVLKETGLESRSLELEITENSLMENTESSAKVLKRLKEVGIDISIDDFGTGYSSLGYLKSFPITTLKIDQSFVRDLVKDSDDRAIVTTIINLAKNLRMKVIAEGVETEETLQFLRSEGCHEMQGYLFSKPLQEEDLIPFIKKVNAI is encoded by the coding sequence ATGAGTTGGCAGCCAACCAAAGATGGACTAATCAGTAGTTTTCAAGAACTTAAGCAACTGATAGAAACGGTTGAAAGCAAAGATAAAGTCGTATTGAAACCATTGTTAAATGAACTTGAAGATTATATTTTAGCATTAGATAATTCCTCCATTCTTGCTGTAACAGATACGTGCGGAATTATCATTGATGTTAATGAAACATTTAGTGAGATTTCTAAATATACACGTGAAGAGTTAATTGGACAAAAACATAGCCTTCTTAAATCAGGATATCATTCCAATGAGTTTTATAAAAATTTATGGGATACGATTTCTAGTGGGGAAGTTTGGGAAGGTGAAATAAAAAACAAGGCGAAAGATGGTAGCTACTATTGGGTTAAGACAAAAATCTATCCTTTCTTTAATGAAAATGGAGTGCCCTATAAATATATTTCCGTTCGTTCAGATATTACTCGAGGAAAACGCTATGAGGAACGGTTGCGTACTGCGCTAAAAAATGACTTCACTACCATTGTCAAGAGTCTCCAAAACTTTGTCTTTAAAGTAAAAAAGAACTCTGATGGTAAATTCATTTTTACATTGTTTGAAGGGAAATTGGCTGAAGAAATTGGTTTAAATACAAAAATTGTTTTTAGTAAAACACCTTTTGAAATTCTGCATAAGGAACTGGCTGAACAGCTAAACCTTAGTATTGAACAAGCTTATCTAGGTGAATCGGTACGATTTGAAAATTCTTTTAAAGGTCGATTTTTTCATACAACTTTATCACCAATAAAAAAGGGAGAAGAGGTTGTATCGGTTGTTGGTTCGGTAAGTGATATAAGTGATTTAAAGAAATCAGAGCTAAAAATTAAACATATGGCGTATCACAACCAATTAACGAATCTACCTAATCGTCAGATGTTTGATGAAGATTTAGTTGGTAGTTTAGAGTCAGTCCGTAAATTTAAGCAGTCAATGTCGATTGTTATGCTTGATTTGGATCACTTTAAGCATATTAATGATTCTTCAGGACACTCTGTTGGTGATGCAATTCTACTGAAGATCGCTAAACGTCTAGAGCAAATAGACTTCCTTAAGCTTAAAGTAGGACAATCTGCTGTCTATCATTTAGGTGGCGACGAATTTATTATTCTATTACAAGAGTTTAAACAGAAGGATATTGATAAAATAGTTAAAAATATCTTATCCGTCTTTGAGGTTCCATTTACGTACAAAGATATTGAATTTTATCTTTCGGTAAGTGCCGGAGTCAGTATGTACCCTTTAAATGGAGATAGTGCAGAAGAACTTCTGAAAAACGCAGATACAGCTTTGTTTGAAGCAAAGTATAACGGTAGAAATACGTATCGACTTTATAGTCCAGAGATGAATAAAAACCTTTTAAAGAAGCTTCAAATAGAAACCGAATTAAGAAAAGCGTTAACGAAGGAAGATGAATTTGTATTATTTTATCAACCTCAAATTGATTTGCAATCAAATAAAATTGTAGGTGTAGAAGCATTGATTCGTTGGATTCACCCTACTAGAGGCTTTGTTTCACCTGGAGAGTTTATTCCTGTTGCGGAAGATACAGGGTTAGTTATTCCTTTAGGGGAATGGGTATTAAAACGAGCTTGTCAGCAAATGAAGCAATGGAAGACAGATGGTATTCAAGATATTAAAGTGTCTGTTAACATTGCTACAAGTCATTTTCAACGACCAGATTTCGTCGAGATGATTTTACGTGTATTGAAAGAAACAGGTCTTGAGAGCCGTAGTTTAGAATTAGAAATTACAGAAAATAGTTTGATGGAAAATACAGAATCCTCAGCGAAGGTACTGAAACGATTGAAGGAAGTTGGTATTGATATTTCGATTGATGATTTCGGAACAGGATACTCTTCTCTTGGTTACCTGAAGTCATTTCCAATTACAACTCTTAAAATAGATCAATCATTTGTACGTGATTTAGTAAAGGATTCAGATGATCGCGCAATTGTAACAACGATTATTAATTTAGCAAAAAATCTTAGGATGAAGGTAATCGCTGAGGGAGTTGAAACAGAAGAAACCCTCCAATTTTTGAGAAGTGAAGGGTGTCATGAAATGCAGGGGTATTTATTTAGTAAGCCATTGCAGGAAGAGGATTTAATTCCATTTATAAAAAAAGTGAATGCGATATAG
- the infC gene encoding translation initiation factor IF-3: MISKDMLVNEGIRAREVRLVGANGDQIGVKSRQEALEMAQNANLDLVMVAPTAKPPVCRIMDYGKFRYEQQKKDKEARKNQKVINIKEVRLSPTIEDNDFNTKLRNARKFLSKGDKVKAAIRFRGRAITHSQIGKVVLERLAKECEDIATIEAKPKMEGRSMFLVLAPKAEK, from the coding sequence ATTATTAGTAAGGACATGTTAGTGAACGAGGGCATTCGTGCCCGTGAAGTACGTCTCGTAGGTGCCAATGGAGATCAAATTGGAGTCAAGTCTCGTCAAGAAGCTTTAGAAATGGCTCAGAATGCGAATCTAGACTTAGTTATGGTTGCACCGACAGCTAAACCGCCAGTATGTCGTATTATGGACTACGGAAAGTTTAGATATGAGCAACAAAAGAAAGATAAAGAAGCTCGTAAAAATCAAAAAGTTATCAATATTAAGGAAGTTCGTTTAAGCCCGACAATTGAGGACAATGACTTTAATACAAAGCTTCGCAACGCAAGAAAGTTTCTTTCTAAAGGAGACAAGGTGAAAGCTGCAATTCGTTTCCGTGGACGTGCGATTACTCATTCACAGATTGGTAAAGTTGTTCTTGAGCGTCTAGCAAAGGAATGCGAAGATATTGCTACAATAGAAGCAAAACCAAAAATGGAAGGTCGTAGTATGTTTTTGGTACTAGCTCCTAAAGCTGAAAAATAA
- the rpmI gene encoding 50S ribosomal protein L35 — MPKMKTHRGAAKRFKKTGSGKLKRAHAFTSHLFGNKSQKQKRKLRKAAVVTSGDFKRIREMLTYKKK; from the coding sequence ATGCCTAAAATGAAAACTCACAGAGGCGCTGCAAAGCGTTTCAAGAAAACAGGAAGTGGAAAATTAAAGCGTGCACACGCTTTTACTAGTCACTTATTCGGAAACAAATCACAAAAGCAAAAACGTAAATTACGTAAGGCTGCAGTGGTTACTTCAGGAGATTTCAAGCGTATTCGTGAAATGTTAACGTACAAGAAAAAGTAA
- the rplT gene encoding 50S ribosomal protein L20 — translation MPRVKGGYVARRRRKKVLKLAKGYRGSKHRLFKTAQGQVMKSLLYAYRDRRQKKRDFRKLWITRINAAARINGLSYSRMMHGLKVAGVNVNRKMLADLAVNDEAAFAQLAEQAKSNLK, via the coding sequence ATGCCAAGAGTAAAAGGCGGATATGTCGCTCGTCGTCGTCGTAAGAAAGTATTAAAATTAGCTAAAGGTTACCGTGGTTCGAAGCACCGTTTATTTAAAACAGCACAAGGTCAGGTAATGAAATCATTACTTTATGCATACCGTGACCGTCGTCAAAAGAAACGTGATTTCCGTAAATTATGGATCACTCGTATCAACGCGGCAGCTCGTATTAACGGACTATCATACAGCCGTATGATGCACGGATTAAAAGTTGCTGGTGTTAACGTAAACCGTAAAATGCTAGCTGACTTAGCTGTAAACGACGAAGCAGCGTTTGCACAATTAGCTGAACAAGCAAAATCAAACTTAAAATAA
- a CDS encoding DUF1294 domain-containing protein, whose product MLLIYFIVVNALAFSLMGIDKRRARKNEWRIAEKTLMYVALIGGSIGIFLGMKQFRHKTKRRLFKIGVPLIIWAQLIVLFLYFSNILSLIMS is encoded by the coding sequence ATGTTACTAATATATTTTATAGTTGTAAATGCTTTAGCTTTTAGCTTAATGGGAATAGACAAAAGACGAGCAAGGAAGAATGAGTGGCGTATTGCTGAAAAAACACTAATGTATGTCGCTTTAATAGGCGGTTCTATAGGGATTTTTCTTGGGATGAAGCAGTTTAGACATAAGACGAAACGTCGTCTATTTAAGATTGGAGTTCCTTTAATAATTTGGGCTCAATTAATTGTCCTTTTTCTCTATTTCTCTAACATCCTTTCACTCATTATGTCATAA
- a CDS encoding TVP38/TMEM64 family protein: MEHVVEGMVPVIENSGWLAPLLFIFLHVFRQVFFIPVVIICLLGGYLFGIVYGTIYSIIGLTAVSIVFYYIVKAFPSWLEKLSKMKNKWLGEREQLNLAQIMILRLMPLIHFHLVSLYLIETTKDFREYCKYSFYACIPPALAYTAFGHIISELPLQVGLAFVCMLAALFYFVGKKETQYKWNEFFETKST, translated from the coding sequence ATGGAACATGTTGTCGAAGGAATGGTTCCTGTCATCGAGAATAGTGGCTGGCTTGCCCCGTTATTATTTATTTTTCTACACGTATTTAGACAAGTATTCTTTATACCTGTTGTAATTATTTGTTTATTAGGTGGCTACTTGTTTGGCATTGTTTACGGTACGATATATTCTATAATTGGATTAACTGCTGTCAGTATTGTATTCTATTATATTGTTAAAGCCTTTCCAAGTTGGCTTGAGAAATTATCAAAAATGAAGAATAAATGGTTAGGGGAACGTGAGCAATTAAATCTAGCGCAAATCATGATTTTACGATTAATGCCCCTTATTCATTTTCACTTAGTCTCTCTTTATTTAATAGAGACGACGAAAGATTTTAGAGAGTATTGTAAGTATTCCTTTTATGCTTGTATTCCTCCAGCATTAGCGTACACTGCTTTTGGACATATTATTTCTGAACTGCCATTACAAGTAGGTCTTGCTTTTGTATGTATGCTAGCAGCATTGTTTTACTTTGTTGGAAAAAAGGAAACACAGTATAAGTGGAATGAATTTTTTGAAACTAAATCAACATAA